A portion of the Pedobacter cryoconitis genome contains these proteins:
- a CDS encoding saccharopine dehydrogenase family protein: protein MINKILSLGLGKVGTLVATLLSDQFEVTGMDKQAPHYDYELPFSITTGDVADLVLMEKMIGQFDAVVSALPFFLNSPIARIAHKLGKHYFDLTEDVPTTNEIRKLSETATAVMAPQCGLAPGLIGIIGAHLGNDFEKLRSIDMRVGALPKYPNGAMGYAFNWSAAGVVNEYINDAEAIHHGQRKLVPSLQGKETIQINGAQYEAFYTSGGLGTMCETYAGKLDRLDYKTIRYPGHCDLMNFLINELQMKEDKQQLEDILKNAKPPVDEDVVIIYAAAEGWKNNELKRNEFCKSYGPIELNGNSWRAISWTTAASIVAVVEMVANGSLPSKGFIKQEEISFEALLNTKCGSLFK from the coding sequence ATGATCAATAAAATTTTAAGCCTGGGCCTTGGCAAGGTAGGTACGCTGGTAGCAACATTGCTGAGTGACCAGTTCGAAGTTACTGGAATGGACAAACAAGCTCCGCACTATGATTATGAGCTTCCATTTAGTATCACCACGGGTGATGTAGCTGATTTGGTTTTAATGGAAAAGATGATAGGTCAGTTTGATGCGGTGGTTTCTGCCCTGCCGTTTTTCTTAAACAGTCCGATTGCAAGAATCGCACACAAATTAGGAAAACATTATTTTGATTTAACGGAGGACGTTCCTACAACCAATGAAATCAGAAAACTGAGTGAAACGGCTACGGCTGTAATGGCTCCGCAATGTGGTTTGGCACCAGGTTTAATCGGTATTATTGGTGCGCATTTGGGAAATGATTTTGAAAAACTAAGGTCAATTGATATGCGGGTTGGTGCTTTACCTAAGTATCCGAACGGTGCAATGGGCTATGCATTTAATTGGTCTGCAGCAGGTGTAGTTAATGAGTATATTAATGATGCTGAAGCTATTCATCATGGTCAGCGGAAATTGGTACCTTCTTTACAGGGCAAAGAAACTATCCAGATCAATGGCGCACAATATGAAGCTTTTTATACATCGGGTGGTTTAGGAACTATGTGTGAGACTTATGCAGGTAAACTGGACAGACTGGATTATAAGACCATTCGTTATCCAGGTCATTGTGATCTGATGAACTTCCTGATTAATGAATTACAGATGAAGGAAGATAAGCAACAATTGGAAGATATCCTTAAAAATGCCAAACCTCCTGTTGATGAAGATGTTGTTATTATCTATGCAGCTGCCGAAGGATGGAAAAATAATGAATTGAAACGTAACGAATTCTGTAAATCTTATGGCCCTATCGAACTGAATGGCAATTCATGGAGAGCAATTTCATGGACTACAGCAGCAAGTATTGTAGCTGTTGTAGAAATGGTTGCTAATGGATCATTGCCTTCCAAAGGCTTTATCAAACAGGAGGAAATCTCGTTTGAAGCGCTTTTAAATACAAAATGCGGAAGTCTCTTTAAATAA
- a CDS encoding DUF1338 domain-containing protein yields the protein MNFNTNSPLDIFLTELFNRYREAVPEVNQITAALLKNGVIGSQDEIVNDHIAFRTLGVPNLGIKSFEKIFLFHGYQKRDHYYFEEKKLDAYWYAPPAPEYPRIFLSELKVGMLSQNAQKIIKKYTGDIKSDPVDALDLNDGDAIAAFLHHPLWKLPDLKDYTALLEESEYAAWVIYNRYYLNHYTISVHALPEDYRFLPDFNKFVEGLGIKLNDAGGKIKTSADGLLSQSSTVAGLHEVEFADGAKTQIAGSYVEFAERSVLPAYSHLKPEEIQSIHRREGFETSNADKIFESTYTGQVKS from the coding sequence ATGAATTTTAACACGAATAGTCCACTGGATATTTTTCTGACTGAACTTTTTAACCGCTACCGCGAAGCTGTGCCAGAAGTTAATCAAATTACAGCTGCTTTATTGAAAAACGGTGTGATTGGTTCTCAGGATGAAATTGTAAATGACCATATCGCTTTCAGAACGCTTGGGGTCCCGAATCTTGGCATTAAATCATTTGAGAAGATCTTTCTGTTTCACGGTTATCAAAAGAGAGATCATTATTATTTTGAAGAGAAAAAGCTGGATGCGTATTGGTACGCCCCTCCTGCTCCGGAATATCCGCGTATCTTTTTAAGTGAGCTCAAAGTAGGGATGCTGAGTCAGAATGCGCAGAAGATTATCAAAAAATATACAGGTGATATCAAATCAGATCCGGTCGATGCACTGGACTTGAATGATGGGGATGCTATTGCCGCATTTCTGCACCATCCTTTATGGAAACTACCCGATTTAAAAGATTATACAGCACTACTGGAAGAAAGTGAATATGCTGCCTGGGTAATTTACAACCGGTATTACCTGAATCATTATACAATCAGTGTCCATGCGCTGCCTGAAGATTACCGTTTTCTCCCTGATTTTAATAAATTTGTGGAAGGTCTGGGCATTAAACTAAATGATGCCGGAGGAAAAATTAAAACCAGCGCTGATGGTTTATTAAGTCAGAGCAGTACCGTGGCTGGTTTGCATGAAGTTGAGTTTGCTGATGGCGCAAAAACACAAATTGCAGGGAGTTATGTAGAGTTTGCAGAACGTTCAGTTTTGCCGGCTTATAGTCACCTTAAACCTGAAGAAATTCAGTCGATACATAGAAGAGAAGGTTTTGAGACCAGCAATGCTGATAAAATCTTCGAAAGTACTTATACCGGACAAGTAAAGTCCTGA
- a CDS encoding aldehyde dehydrogenase family protein: MDIKKVLNQLGITENNSGTSTGQQWMESDAKVITSSSPVDGKEIAKVSTTSAEDYEKVISTSAGAFLFWRNVPAPKRGEIVRQLGEALRLNKENLGILVSYEMGKSLQEGLGEVQEMIDICDFAVGLSRQLYGLTMHSERPDHRMYEQWHPMGIVGVISAFNFPVAVWSWNTALALVCGNVCVWKPSSKTPLCAVACQHIIASVLKANDMPEGISALITGNPVGDLINNDPRIPLVSFTGSTRVGRLVSSAVAGRFGRTILELGGNNAIIVSKDADLDIAIIGAAFGAVGTAGQRCTSTRRLIIQEDIYEDFKNKLVKAYGQLRIGDPLDQHNHVGPLIDKAAVAVYLEAIEKGKAQGANFIVEGGVLEGGAYGSGCYVKPCIAEVKNHYQIVQEETFAPILYVMSYKTLEEAIALQNGVPQGLSSAIMTLNLREAELFLSTNGSDCGIANVNIGTSGAEIGGAFGGEKETGGGRESGSDAWKGYMRRQTNTINYANKLPLAQGIKFDL, encoded by the coding sequence ATGGATATCAAAAAAGTATTAAATCAATTAGGAATTACTGAAAATAATAGTGGTACTTCTACCGGACAGCAATGGATGGAATCGGATGCTAAAGTGATTACTTCTTCATCTCCCGTAGATGGTAAAGAAATTGCCAAAGTAAGTACAACCAGCGCTGAAGATTATGAAAAAGTAATCAGCACGAGTGCCGGGGCATTTTTGTTCTGGCGTAATGTACCTGCACCAAAAAGAGGCGAAATAGTAAGACAACTAGGTGAAGCACTCCGGTTGAATAAAGAGAATCTGGGTATCCTGGTTTCTTATGAAATGGGGAAAAGTTTACAGGAAGGGCTTGGTGAGGTTCAGGAGATGATTGATATCTGCGATTTTGCAGTTGGATTATCCAGACAGCTGTATGGTTTGACTATGCATTCAGAAAGACCAGACCACAGAATGTATGAGCAATGGCATCCAATGGGTATTGTCGGCGTAATTTCTGCCTTCAATTTTCCGGTAGCTGTCTGGAGCTGGAACACTGCATTAGCACTGGTTTGCGGAAATGTTTGTGTTTGGAAACCTTCTTCTAAAACCCCACTTTGTGCAGTTGCCTGTCAGCACATTATTGCTTCAGTTTTAAAAGCGAATGATATGCCAGAAGGAATCAGCGCATTGATTACAGGAAATCCTGTTGGAGATCTGATCAACAATGATCCAAGAATTCCATTGGTTTCCTTTACCGGGTCAACAAGGGTTGGCCGTTTGGTTTCATCAGCTGTAGCAGGTCGTTTCGGAAGAACAATCCTTGAACTTGGCGGTAACAATGCTATTATTGTTTCTAAAGACGCAGATTTGGATATTGCTATCATTGGCGCTGCATTCGGTGCGGTAGGAACTGCAGGACAGCGCTGTACTTCGACCAGACGTTTAATTATTCAGGAAGATATCTATGAAGATTTTAAAAACAAACTGGTTAAGGCTTATGGACAGCTTCGTATTGGTGACCCTTTAGATCAGCATAATCATGTTGGGCCGCTAATTGACAAGGCTGCTGTAGCAGTTTATTTAGAGGCCATTGAAAAAGGCAAGGCTCAGGGAGCTAACTTTATTGTTGAAGGTGGTGTTCTTGAAGGTGGGGCTTATGGTTCTGGTTGTTATGTAAAACCTTGTATTGCTGAAGTGAAAAATCATTATCAAATTGTACAGGAGGAAACTTTTGCACCTATATTATATGTAATGAGTTATAAAACTCTGGAAGAAGCAATAGCACTTCAAAATGGTGTTCCCCAGGGTCTTTCTTCTGCAATTATGACTTTAAACCTTAGAGAGGCTGAACTTTTCTTATCTACAAATGGTTCTGACTGTGGTATCGCCAATGTGAACATCGGTACTTCTGGTGCTGAGATCGGCGGAGCTTTCGGTGGAGAAAAAGAAACTGGCGGTGGAAGAGAAAGTGGGTCTGATGCCTGGAAAGGATATATGCGAAGACAAACCAATACGATCAATTACGCTAATAAATTACCACTGGCACAGGGAATTAAATTCGATCTTTAG